In a single window of the Pseudorca crassidens isolate mPseCra1 chromosome 9, mPseCra1.hap1, whole genome shotgun sequence genome:
- the TMEM80 gene encoding transmembrane protein 80 isoform X3: protein MAASRRGTASSTVLSSLPLQMLLYLSGMYYALYFLATLLLAVYKSQVFTYPHSYLVLDLTLLFLMGILEAIRLYFGTKGNLVEAEVPLAASLVLTVGGALLSVYFLLWQTLVLWADSALSAVLLALHGLEAVLQAVAIAGFEG from the exons ATGGCGGCCTCGCGGCGAG GGACAGCTTCCTCCACGGTG CTCTCATCGCTCCCTCTTCAGATGCTGCTCTATCTGAGTGGAATGTACTATGCCCTTTATTTCCTAGCTACGCTCCTGCTGGCCGTGTATAAAA GCCAGGTTTTCACTTACCCTCACAGTTACCTGGTCCTCGACCTGACTCTGCTCTTTCTGATGGGGATTCTGGAAGCAATTCGGTTATACTTCG GCACCAAGGGCAACCTGGTGGAAGCCGAGGTACCGCTGGCCGCCAGCCTGGTCCTCACGGTGGGCGGTGCCCTGCTGTCCGTCTACTTCCTGCTCTGGCAGACCCTGGTGCTGTGGGCAGACTCGGCCCTCAGCGCCGTGCTCCTGGCGCTCCACGGCCTGGAGGCCGTCCTGCAGGCGGTGGCCATCGCCGGCTTCGAGGGCTAG
- the TMEM80 gene encoding transmembrane protein 80 isoform X1 codes for MDSVGSVPPVAGKGELRVQLAGVVNRWTSCVHKGQLPPRWYPAALSSLPLQMLLYLSGMYYALYFLATLLLAVYKSQVFTYPHSYLVLDLTLLFLMGILEAIRLYFGTKGNLVEAEVPLAASLVLTVGGALLSVYFLLWQTLVLWADSALSAVLLALHGLEAVLQAVAIAGFEG; via the exons ATGGATTCGGTTGGTTCGGTTCCTCCTGTTGCGGGGAAGGGCGAGCTGCGGGTGCAGCTCGCCGGGGTCGTTAACCGGTGGACTTCATGTGTCCACAAG GGACAGCTTCCTCCACGGTGGTATCCCGCTGCT CTCTCATCGCTCCCTCTTCAGATGCTGCTCTATCTGAGTGGAATGTACTATGCCCTTTATTTCCTAGCTACGCTCCTGCTGGCCGTGTATAAAA GCCAGGTTTTCACTTACCCTCACAGTTACCTGGTCCTCGACCTGACTCTGCTCTTTCTGATGGGGATTCTGGAAGCAATTCGGTTATACTTCG GCACCAAGGGCAACCTGGTGGAAGCCGAGGTACCGCTGGCCGCCAGCCTGGTCCTCACGGTGGGCGGTGCCCTGCTGTCCGTCTACTTCCTGCTCTGGCAGACCCTGGTGCTGTGGGCAGACTCGGCCCTCAGCGCCGTGCTCCTGGCGCTCCACGGCCTGGAGGCCGTCCTGCAGGCGGTGGCCATCGCCGGCTTCGAGGGCTAG
- the TMEM80 gene encoding transmembrane protein 80 isoform X4: MCPQGTASSTVLSSLPLQMLLYLSGMYYALYFLATLLLAVYKSQVFTYPHSYLVLDLTLLFLMGILEAIRLYFGTKGNLVEAEVPLAASLVLTVGGALLSVYFLLWQTLVLWADSALSAVLLALHGLEAVLQAVAIAGFEG; encoded by the exons ATGTGTCCACAAG GGACAGCTTCCTCCACGGTG CTCTCATCGCTCCCTCTTCAGATGCTGCTCTATCTGAGTGGAATGTACTATGCCCTTTATTTCCTAGCTACGCTCCTGCTGGCCGTGTATAAAA GCCAGGTTTTCACTTACCCTCACAGTTACCTGGTCCTCGACCTGACTCTGCTCTTTCTGATGGGGATTCTGGAAGCAATTCGGTTATACTTCG GCACCAAGGGCAACCTGGTGGAAGCCGAGGTACCGCTGGCCGCCAGCCTGGTCCTCACGGTGGGCGGTGCCCTGCTGTCCGTCTACTTCCTGCTCTGGCAGACCCTGGTGCTGTGGGCAGACTCGGCCCTCAGCGCCGTGCTCCTGGCGCTCCACGGCCTGGAGGCCGTCCTGCAGGCGGTGGCCATCGCCGGCTTCGAGGGCTAG
- the TMEM80 gene encoding transmembrane protein 80 isoform X2: MSPGGEPQPHPGAHRSPARCGGTRRGVKGSQAGGCRPRLRGHPQVPGLDPRVCRASGQVAEQPLLSTLPSYLVLDLTLLFLMGILEAIRLYFGTKGNLVEAEVPLAASLVLTVGGALLSVYFLLWQTLVLWADSALSAVLLALHGLEAVLQAVAIAGFEG; the protein is encoded by the exons ATGTCCCCTGGGGgggagccccagccccaccccggaGCCCACAGGAGCCCTGCCAGGTGTGGTGGCACCAGGAGGGGTGTCAAAGGAAGCCAGGCAGGGGGCTGTCGGCCACGTCTTCGTGGCCACCCGCAGGTGCCTGGGCTGGACCCACGTGTTTGCAGGGCCTCTGGACAGGTGGCGGAGCAGCCCCTTCTGTCCACTCTCCCCAG TTACCTGGTCCTCGACCTGACTCTGCTCTTTCTGATGGGGATTCTGGAAGCAATTCGGTTATACTTCG GCACCAAGGGCAACCTGGTGGAAGCCGAGGTACCGCTGGCCGCCAGCCTGGTCCTCACGGTGGGCGGTGCCCTGCTGTCCGTCTACTTCCTGCTCTGGCAGACCCTGGTGCTGTGGGCAGACTCGGCCCTCAGCGCCGTGCTCCTGGCGCTCCACGGCCTGGAGGCCGTCCTGCAGGCGGTGGCCATCGCCGGCTTCGAGGGCTAG
- the TMEM80 gene encoding transmembrane protein 80 isoform X5: protein MLLYLSGMYYALYFLATLLLAVYKSQVFTYPHSYLVLDLTLLFLMGILEAIRLYFGTKGNLVEAEVPLAASLVLTVGGALLSVYFLLWQTLVLWADSALSAVLLALHGLEAVLQAVAIAGFEG from the exons ATGCTGCTCTATCTGAGTGGAATGTACTATGCCCTTTATTTCCTAGCTACGCTCCTGCTGGCCGTGTATAAAA GCCAGGTTTTCACTTACCCTCACAGTTACCTGGTCCTCGACCTGACTCTGCTCTTTCTGATGGGGATTCTGGAAGCAATTCGGTTATACTTCG GCACCAAGGGCAACCTGGTGGAAGCCGAGGTACCGCTGGCCGCCAGCCTGGTCCTCACGGTGGGCGGTGCCCTGCTGTCCGTCTACTTCCTGCTCTGGCAGACCCTGGTGCTGTGGGCAGACTCGGCCCTCAGCGCCGTGCTCCTGGCGCTCCACGGCCTGGAGGCCGTCCTGCAGGCGGTGGCCATCGCCGGCTTCGAGGGCTAG